Proteins encoded within one genomic window of Tidjanibacter massiliensis:
- the ligA gene encoding NAD-dependent DNA ligase LigA, which translates to MAPKERIEELREKLNEYNRLYYVENTPAVSDRQFDEMLRELQELEQRYPEYYDVNSPTQRVGSDMTNRFEAVRHRYPMMSLANTYSLEELREFYDRVTKETGDTEFACELKFDGTAISLTYEEGRLVRAVTRGDGTMGDDVTANVRTIRSIPLVLSGDDWPRYFEMRGEIYMPRAVFAALNREKEEIGEQPFANPRNAAAGTLKLQNSSVVASRRLECFLYAMAGEGLPYESHWENLNKAREWGFRISDHMRLCRTWEEIIGFIDDADRLRPNLPYDTDGAVVKVDRYDLQRRLGSTAKAPRWAVAYKFKAEQALTRLVSVEFSVGRTGAVTPVANLEPVQLAGTTVKRASLHNADQIALLDVRLDDMVYVEKGGEIIPKITGVEEAMRRPDSKPFEFVTHCPQCGAELVRYEGEAAWYCPNSSGCPPQIVGRIVHFISRKAMDIEGIGEETAALFYSEGMVRDVADLYDLKPEQVAVLPRLGEKSAANIMESLLRSREVPFARVLYALGIRFVGETTARNLAAHFRSLDAVMAASQEELAQAEEVGDKIAGSIREYFADPVNLRIVERLRAAGVQFAADEEQRLSDSLAGLHIVISGTFRRHSRDELKALIESHGGRNLAAVSKNADYLLAGDNMGPAKLAKATKLGVRIISEEDFERMVEEGVEKTAAERPMANGEPTDGIVPDTDGTGQQSLF; encoded by the coding sequence ATGGCCCCGAAAGAGAGGATAGAGGAGCTGCGCGAAAAGCTTAATGAGTACAACAGATTATATTATGTGGAGAATACTCCGGCCGTGAGCGACAGACAGTTCGACGAGATGCTGCGCGAACTGCAGGAACTGGAGCAACGATATCCGGAGTATTACGATGTCAATTCGCCCACCCAGCGGGTGGGCAGTGATATGACGAACCGTTTCGAGGCCGTCCGGCACCGTTATCCGATGATGTCGCTGGCGAACACCTATTCGCTGGAAGAGCTCCGTGAATTTTACGACCGGGTGACGAAGGAGACGGGCGATACGGAGTTCGCCTGCGAACTCAAATTCGACGGTACGGCTATTTCACTCACTTACGAGGAGGGCAGGCTGGTCCGTGCCGTGACGCGCGGCGACGGTACGATGGGTGACGATGTGACGGCCAACGTGCGTACCATACGCAGTATTCCGCTGGTACTCTCCGGAGACGACTGGCCCCGGTATTTCGAGATGCGGGGGGAGATATATATGCCCCGTGCGGTGTTTGCCGCCCTGAACCGGGAGAAGGAGGAGATAGGGGAGCAGCCTTTCGCCAATCCGCGCAATGCGGCGGCCGGGACGCTGAAACTGCAGAACTCCTCGGTGGTTGCATCGCGGCGTTTGGAGTGTTTCCTGTATGCCATGGCAGGCGAAGGATTGCCTTATGAATCGCATTGGGAGAATTTGAACAAGGCTCGGGAGTGGGGATTCCGTATTTCGGACCACATGCGGCTGTGCCGTACCTGGGAGGAGATTATCGGTTTCATAGACGATGCCGACCGACTGCGGCCGAACCTGCCGTACGATACGGACGGTGCGGTAGTCAAGGTCGACCGTTACGACCTGCAGCGTCGTCTCGGCTCTACAGCCAAGGCACCCCGATGGGCCGTAGCCTACAAGTTCAAGGCTGAGCAGGCACTCACCCGTTTGGTGTCGGTCGAGTTTTCGGTAGGGCGTACGGGGGCTGTCACGCCGGTGGCAAACCTCGAGCCGGTACAGCTTGCCGGTACGACGGTGAAACGGGCGTCCCTTCACAATGCCGACCAGATAGCGCTGCTCGATGTGCGCCTCGACGATATGGTCTATGTGGAGAAAGGGGGGGAAATCATCCCCAAGATAACCGGTGTCGAGGAGGCGATGCGAAGACCGGACAGCAAACCTTTCGAGTTCGTCACACACTGTCCGCAGTGCGGAGCGGAGCTCGTAAGGTACGAAGGCGAAGCGGCCTGGTACTGTCCCAACAGCAGCGGCTGTCCTCCCCAGATAGTCGGACGTATCGTACATTTCATCTCCCGCAAGGCGATGGATATCGAGGGAATAGGCGAGGAGACCGCCGCACTTTTCTATTCGGAAGGGATGGTTCGGGATGTGGCCGACCTGTATGACCTGAAGCCGGAACAGGTGGCGGTGTTGCCCCGGTTGGGCGAGAAGTCTGCGGCCAACATTATGGAAAGCCTTCTCCGTTCGCGCGAAGTTCCGTTTGCACGTGTGCTCTACGCATTGGGCATACGGTTTGTCGGCGAGACGACGGCCCGCAACCTTGCGGCGCATTTCAGGAGCCTCGATGCCGTCATGGCCGCCTCGCAGGAGGAGCTCGCTCAGGCCGAAGAGGTGGGCGACAAGATTGCCGGCAGTATTCGGGAGTATTTCGCCGACCCGGTGAATCTACGTATCGTCGAGCGGCTGCGGGCCGCCGGCGTGCAATTCGCAGCCGACGAAGAGCAGCGGCTCTCCGATTCGCTGGCAGGGTTGCATATCGTTATTTCCGGCACGTTCCGCCGTCACAGCCGGGATGAGCTGAAAGCGCTGATAGAGTCGCACGGCGGGCGCAACCTCGCGGCCGTCTCGAAAAATGCGGATTATCTGCTGGCGGGCGACAACATGGGGCCTGCGAAACTGGCCAAGGCCACGAAGCTCGGTGTACGGATAATTTCCGAAGAGGATTTCGAGCGCATGGTGGAAGAAGGGGTGGAGAAGACGGCCGCAGAGAGACCTATGGCAAATGGGGAACCCACCGATGGTATTGTTCCGGATACGGACGGAACGGGCCAACAATCACTGTTTTAA
- the dapA gene encoding 4-hydroxy-tetrahydrodipicolinate synthase, with translation MKPFPSGLGVALVTPFQDNGAIDFPALDALVDYVTAGGVDYLVALGTTAETPTLSTAERKAVLERIKSRSAGRLSLVAGIGGNDTAAVVAALHDFDLAGVDAILSVTPFYNRPSQRGLYEHFRAVADASPVPVILYNVPSRTGVNMQPQTTLKLAEETGNIIAVKEASGDMEQVDELIAGRPDGFHVLSGDDALAVPLIEKGGDGLISVVANAYPAYMAEMVGAAMAQDAKRSHRLWSDIAELEKSLFAEGNPTGIKAALSIKGLIANNLRLPLVASSPELSDRIRLLASEAGL, from the coding sequence ATGAAACCTTTTCCTTCGGGACTCGGGGTTGCTTTGGTTACCCCGTTTCAGGATAACGGAGCGATTGATTTTCCGGCTTTGGACGCATTGGTGGACTATGTGACAGCCGGCGGTGTGGACTATCTGGTGGCTCTCGGTACTACAGCCGAAACCCCGACTCTCTCTACGGCCGAGCGCAAGGCCGTTCTCGAACGTATCAAAAGCCGCAGTGCCGGTCGTCTGTCGTTGGTTGCGGGGATAGGAGGCAACGATACGGCTGCCGTCGTGGCCGCTCTGCATGATTTCGACCTCGCAGGGGTGGACGCGATACTCAGTGTGACGCCGTTTTACAACCGTCCTTCGCAGCGTGGGCTGTACGAACATTTCCGAGCGGTCGCGGATGCCTCTCCGGTACCGGTCATTTTGTATAACGTACCGAGCCGGACAGGAGTCAACATGCAACCGCAGACTACGTTGAAACTTGCCGAAGAGACCGGCAACATTATCGCCGTCAAGGAGGCGAGCGGCGACATGGAGCAGGTCGACGAGCTGATAGCCGGCAGGCCGGACGGTTTCCATGTATTGTCGGGAGACGATGCGTTGGCCGTACCCTTGATTGAAAAGGGGGGCGACGGGCTTATCTCCGTCGTGGCCAATGCCTATCCGGCCTATATGGCGGAGATGGTGGGGGCGGCGATGGCACAGGATGCGAAGCGCTCGCACAGGTTGTGGAGCGACATCGCGGAGCTTGAGAAGAGCCTTTTCGCCGAAGGCAATCCGACGGGTATAAAAGCCGCCTTGAGTATCAAAGGATTGATTGCAAACAACCTGCGCCTGCCTCTGGTGGCGTCGTCGCCGGAACTTTCCGACAGGATACGCCTTCTCGCTTCGGAAGCCGGTCTCTGA
- a CDS encoding DUF4919 domain-containing protein, with translation MRKLFVILLAAVLAAPALSGQVAPDNDDIFEQTINNESPYYYSALMLRYNSGDTTLTEKDYYYLYYGYAFSDDYHPLAPIPAEDKVLMAFEKAHGDPSEENMRDIIRYAEEVMRSDPFSPTNLNFLAYAYGAVGDTLNERINYDRLNKVLAAISASGTGLTEKSPMHVLRFSHASDVLGTLGLSVAKRLVVSRTTEYITVANENGRQLSKGYYFDYSRVYWGNPEDAPQKERRWKINDYPIGGYDK, from the coding sequence ATGCGTAAATTATTCGTTATTTTGTTGGCGGCCGTGCTGGCAGCCCCTGCGCTGTCGGGACAGGTCGCTCCCGACAACGACGACATATTCGAACAGACCATCAACAACGAGTCGCCCTATTACTATTCGGCTTTGATGCTGCGGTATAATTCGGGCGATACGACGCTGACGGAAAAGGATTATTATTACCTTTACTACGGATATGCCTTTTCGGACGATTATCATCCGTTGGCTCCCATACCGGCGGAAGATAAGGTATTGATGGCTTTCGAGAAGGCGCACGGCGACCCCTCCGAGGAAAACATGCGCGACATCATCCGTTACGCGGAGGAGGTGATGCGGTCGGATCCGTTCAGCCCCACGAACCTCAATTTCCTCGCCTATGCCTACGGGGCCGTCGGGGACACGCTGAATGAACGGATAAACTACGACCGGCTGAACAAGGTGCTCGCTGCGATAAGCGCTTCGGGGACGGGGTTGACGGAGAAGTCGCCCATGCATGTGCTGCGGTTTTCGCATGCCAGCGACGTGTTGGGGACGCTGGGACTCTCCGTAGCCAAACGATTGGTCGTTTCGCGTACCACGGAGTATATTACGGTTGCGAACGAGAACGGGCGGCAGTTGAGCAAGGGATATTATTTCGATTACAGCCGGGTTTACTGGGGCAATCCGGAAGATGCTCCGCAGAAAGAACGCCGGTGGAAAATAAATGACTATCCGATAGGCGGATATGATAAATAA
- a CDS encoding clostripain-related cysteine peptidase: MSVFDRIRRTFLVVATAAAFVGCTKGPVCPGGPGCEPTEGSHTFLIYAVTNNNLWRYIRGNVNMAMEAVRAGLPADTRVLVYWDGLTNYTGESKTVLTEIVKENGEVIERVLKQYGEQDSTDPAVMKAVLQDVQYYAPAEVYGISLHGHGTGWFPPELNNLRQPMSGEPYIEHDLRRPDNALTRAYGPDGEEYMSAGDLAEGLSEIKFDYVIFDVCFMSSIELLYDLKDNARYILASPAEIMGKGIPYHKVLPLLFSRDYPIDRRLASAASAIVEYYREESYPSAAFTVVATAGLQGVADAVKRIFAAGVEEPDFGEIQYLEVLEPEHAFFDLKDYLKNITGNGAAKSAYAEFETALANAIVAESHTPQIYSALGTGLSGGFFPADDVCGISSYIPREWLPVTREAWYATAWARYVMP; the protein is encoded by the coding sequence ATGAGTGTTTTTGACAGGATAAGGAGAACGTTTCTCGTCGTTGCGACGGCAGCGGCATTCGTCGGCTGCACGAAGGGACCGGTGTGTCCCGGCGGACCGGGCTGCGAGCCGACCGAAGGCAGCCATACATTTCTCATTTACGCAGTGACGAACAACAATTTGTGGCGTTACATCAGAGGGAATGTCAACATGGCGATGGAAGCGGTCCGTGCGGGGCTTCCGGCCGATACGCGGGTGTTGGTCTATTGGGACGGACTGACGAACTATACGGGCGAAAGTAAGACGGTGCTGACGGAAATCGTAAAGGAGAACGGGGAGGTAATCGAACGGGTATTGAAGCAGTATGGCGAGCAGGATTCGACCGACCCCGCCGTCATGAAGGCCGTTCTGCAGGACGTACAGTATTATGCGCCGGCCGAAGTGTACGGCATTTCGCTGCACGGCCACGGAACGGGGTGGTTCCCGCCCGAACTCAACAATCTGCGGCAGCCCATGTCGGGCGAACCCTATATCGAACACGACCTGCGGCGGCCTGACAATGCGCTGACCAGGGCCTATGGTCCCGACGGGGAAGAGTATATGTCCGCCGGGGATTTGGCGGAGGGACTCTCGGAGATAAAGTTCGATTATGTGATATTCGACGTCTGTTTCATGTCTTCCATCGAGTTGCTGTACGACTTGAAGGACAATGCCCGTTACATTCTGGCTTCGCCGGCGGAGATAATGGGCAAGGGGATACCTTATCACAAGGTGCTGCCGTTGCTCTTCAGCCGTGATTATCCCATCGACCGCAGGCTCGCTTCGGCGGCTTCTGCAATTGTGGAGTATTACAGGGAAGAGAGTTATCCTTCGGCTGCATTTACGGTCGTCGCGACCGCCGGCCTGCAGGGTGTGGCCGATGCCGTGAAACGGATATTCGCGGCCGGGGTGGAAGAGCCCGATTTCGGCGAGATACAGTACCTCGAAGTATTGGAGCCCGAACACGCTTTTTTCGACCTGAAAGATTATCTGAAGAACATTACCGGAAACGGTGCGGCGAAGAGTGCCTATGCTGAGTTCGAGACGGCTTTGGCGAACGCCATCGTGGCGGAAAGCCATACTCCGCAGATATACTCTGCGTTGGGAACCGGTCTTTCGGGCGGTTTTTTCCCTGCGGACGATGTGTGCGGCATCTCCTCCTACATTCCGCGGGAGTGGCTGCCCGTAACGCGGGAGGCTTGGTACGCTACGGCATGGGCCCGGTACGTAATGCCCTGA
- a CDS encoding MFS transporter yields the protein MPKRLWAILAVTFGVSLSVLDGAIANVALPTIGSLLNISPANSIWIVNAYQLAIVVSLLSFSALGDVIGYRKIYIGGLLLFTIASAGCALSDSLATLVAARVCQGFGAAAVTSVNTTLIRIIYPRNHLGRGMGLNATVVAVSSVAGPTIAAGILAVAPWQWLFAINIPIGITAFFLSRRFLPDNPVKVAGRRFDWRDGAMNALTFGLLIASIEGYAHGIDPRYITTGIILLLIVGTLFVRSQLHKPYPILPFDLLKIPIFSVSVLTSICSFIAQMSAMVALPFYLQHTFGYSAVTTGLVMTAWPAVIVVVAPLAGILVERVHAGLLGGIGLSVMTCGLFLLAWLPPQPREIDIIWRLVLCGLGFGLFQSPNNSIMVGSAPPHRSGSASGMLATARLLGQTTGAALVALLFHITSTDSIHTALILAGGFAAAGAVISFTRLSLPMPRELRPAKKR from the coding sequence ATGCCCAAACGATTATGGGCCATACTGGCCGTTACATTCGGCGTATCGCTCTCCGTCCTCGACGGAGCCATCGCCAACGTGGCGCTCCCGACGATAGGCAGCCTGCTGAACATTTCGCCGGCAAACTCCATCTGGATAGTAAACGCCTACCAGTTGGCTATCGTGGTATCGCTCCTCTCTTTCTCGGCTCTCGGCGACGTCATCGGCTACCGGAAAATATACATCGGCGGACTGCTGCTCTTCACCATTGCTTCGGCCGGGTGTGCGCTCTCCGACTCACTCGCCACGCTCGTGGCGGCACGGGTATGCCAGGGATTCGGTGCCGCAGCGGTCACCAGCGTGAATACCACACTCATACGCATCATCTATCCGCGCAACCACCTGGGTCGTGGCATGGGGCTTAATGCCACGGTCGTGGCGGTCTCTTCCGTCGCGGGCCCGACGATAGCGGCGGGAATACTCGCCGTTGCCCCCTGGCAATGGCTCTTCGCAATCAATATTCCCATCGGCATTACGGCCTTCTTCCTGAGCCGACGTTTCCTGCCCGACAATCCTGTAAAAGTGGCCGGACGGCGGTTCGACTGGCGCGACGGCGCGATGAACGCCCTGACTTTCGGTCTGCTCATCGCTTCGATAGAAGGATATGCACACGGGATAGACCCGCGCTACATCACCACGGGCATCATTCTCCTGCTCATCGTCGGAACGCTCTTCGTGCGCAGTCAGTTACACAAGCCCTACCCCATCCTTCCGTTCGACCTGCTGAAGATACCGATATTTTCGGTTTCGGTACTCACCTCCATCTGTTCGTTCATTGCCCAAATGTCGGCCATGGTGGCCCTGCCGTTCTATCTCCAGCATACGTTCGGATACAGTGCCGTCACCACAGGTCTCGTCATGACGGCCTGGCCGGCCGTCATCGTGGTCGTAGCACCGCTCGCAGGCATACTCGTCGAACGCGTACATGCAGGATTGCTGGGAGGCATCGGACTCTCCGTCATGACCTGCGGGCTCTTTCTGCTCGCCTGGCTTCCGCCCCAGCCCCGCGAAATAGATATCATCTGGCGCCTCGTCCTCTGCGGGCTCGGATTCGGGCTCTTCCAGTCGCCGAACAACAGCATCATGGTAGGCTCGGCACCGCCTCACCGAAGCGGAAGTGCAAGCGGCATGCTCGCTACGGCGAGACTGTTGGGACAGACTACCGGAGCCGCACTCGTGGCCCTGCTCTTCCACATCACCTCGACCGACAGCATTCACACTGCACTCATTCTCGCGGGCGGTTTCGCCGCCGCCGGTGCGGTCATCAGTTTCACCCGGCTCTCGCTTCCCATGCCCCGGGAACTGCGCCCGGCCAAAAAACGTTGA
- a CDS encoding bifunctional methionine sulfoxide reductase B/A protein, whose translation MKKRELSESERHVIINKGTEMPFSGKYWNNRQPGTYVCRQCGTPLYRSADKFDAGCGWPSFDDAIPGAVIRRPDADGIRTEIVCAACGGHLGHVFTGERFTPKNTRHCVNSISLEFIPETRSEATNGYETAVFAGGCFWGVEYYMQKAPGVISVESGYTGGSVPAPSYEEVCSDRTGHAEAVRVTFDPTQTTYEALARLFFEIHDPEQVNRQGPDIGRQYRSEIFYNSEAQHRTAERLIDELVAKGYDIATRLSPAGPFWKAEDYHQNYYERKGTTPYCHRYTRRF comes from the coding sequence ATGAAAAAGAGAGAATTGAGCGAATCGGAACGGCATGTCATCATAAACAAGGGAACGGAGATGCCGTTCAGCGGCAAATACTGGAACAACCGGCAGCCCGGTACATACGTCTGCCGTCAATGCGGAACTCCGCTCTACCGGTCGGCAGACAAGTTCGATGCCGGATGCGGCTGGCCAAGTTTCGACGACGCGATACCGGGCGCGGTCATCCGCCGGCCCGATGCCGACGGCATCCGTACCGAAATCGTCTGTGCGGCCTGCGGAGGCCATCTCGGCCACGTCTTTACCGGCGAAAGATTCACCCCGAAGAACACCCGCCACTGCGTCAATTCCATATCGTTGGAATTCATTCCGGAGACACGGTCCGAAGCCACAAACGGCTACGAAACGGCTGTTTTCGCCGGAGGGTGTTTCTGGGGTGTGGAATACTACATGCAAAAGGCACCCGGCGTTATCTCCGTTGAATCGGGCTATACGGGCGGCAGCGTCCCGGCACCTTCTTACGAAGAGGTATGCAGCGACCGCACGGGCCATGCTGAAGCGGTACGGGTCACCTTCGACCCGACGCAGACCACTTACGAAGCGCTCGCCCGCCTCTTTTTTGAGATACATGACCCGGAACAGGTCAATCGGCAGGGCCCGGACATCGGCAGGCAGTACCGCTCGGAAATCTTCTATAACAGCGAGGCACAGCACCGAACCGCGGAAAGGCTTATCGACGAGCTGGTGGCGAAAGGCTATGACATAGCCACCCGCCTTTCGCCCGCCGGTCCCTTCTGGAAAGCGGAAGATTACCACCAGAATTACTACGAACGGAAAGGGACGACACCCTACTGTCACAGATATACCCGCCGGTTCTGA
- a CDS encoding sigma-54-dependent transcriptional regulator, with product MAKVLIIDDEMQLRRLLSRIIGLEGYEVAEAADCASGMKMLRQHEPDVVLCDVKLPDGSGVELVSRIKEAAPAVEVILMTAYGNIPDGVQAIKNGAFDYITKGDDNNKILPLLSRASEKAQMQRRLARFEDKLSEENSFDRVIGSSAALREAVELARKVAVTDTSVLLTGETGTGKEVFARAIHHASRRAHEAFVAVNCSAFSKELLESELFGHRAGSFTGATKDKKGLVEEADGGTLFLDEIGEMPLELQTKLLRVLENGEFIKIGETRPTKADLRIIAATNRDLEKEIKAGNFREDLFFRLSVFRIQLPSLNQRRGDIADYVRYFAGLFSAKMGKRIENIDKGYIEAMENHTWRGNVRELRNAVERSMIMADSNVLSVGTLPPEFRNDAGVAADGSMTLEDVERNHIVKILEYTGGNKSEAARLLGIGVATLYRKLESWGLKS from the coding sequence ATGGCAAAGGTGCTTATCATAGACGACGAAATGCAACTGCGCAGACTACTCTCGCGTATTATCGGACTCGAAGGATATGAAGTCGCGGAGGCGGCGGACTGCGCTTCGGGAATGAAGATGCTCCGGCAGCACGAGCCGGATGTGGTGCTCTGCGATGTCAAATTGCCGGACGGCAGCGGCGTGGAGCTCGTGAGCAGAATCAAGGAGGCGGCACCTGCGGTGGAAGTTATCCTGATGACCGCATACGGCAACATTCCAGACGGTGTGCAGGCCATTAAGAACGGAGCTTTTGATTACATTACCAAAGGTGACGACAATAACAAGATACTGCCGTTGCTCAGCCGTGCCTCCGAAAAGGCCCAGATGCAGCGGCGACTCGCCCGTTTCGAGGACAAACTTTCCGAGGAGAACTCCTTCGACCGGGTTATCGGCTCTTCGGCGGCACTTCGGGAGGCGGTAGAGCTCGCCCGGAAGGTGGCGGTGACAGATACCTCCGTACTGCTGACCGGTGAAACGGGTACGGGAAAGGAGGTGTTCGCCCGGGCCATCCACCATGCCAGTCGTCGGGCGCACGAGGCGTTCGTTGCCGTGAACTGTTCCGCCTTTTCCAAGGAGCTGCTGGAAAGCGAACTGTTCGGCCACCGGGCGGGGAGTTTCACAGGGGCTACCAAAGACAAGAAAGGACTTGTGGAGGAGGCCGACGGAGGGACTCTTTTCCTCGATGAAATAGGCGAAATGCCGCTGGAACTGCAGACCAAACTGCTTCGGGTACTCGAAAACGGTGAGTTTATCAAGATAGGAGAGACACGTCCCACCAAGGCCGACCTGCGTATTATCGCAGCGACTAACCGAGACCTGGAAAAGGAGATAAAAGCCGGTAACTTTCGGGAAGACCTCTTTTTCCGCCTCTCCGTTTTCCGGATACAGCTCCCGTCGCTCAACCAAAGACGGGGCGATATCGCCGATTATGTCCGCTATTTTGCCGGTCTTTTCTCGGCCAAGATGGGGAAACGCATCGAAAATATCGACAAGGGATATATCGAAGCCATGGAGAACCATACGTGGCGGGGTAACGTGCGCGAACTGCGCAATGCCGTGGAGCGCAGTATGATAATGGCCGACAGCAATGTGCTCTCTGTGGGAACGCTTCCGCCCGAATTCCGTAACGATGCGGGAGTGGCCGCAGACGGTTCCATGACGCTTGAGGACGTGGAACGGAACCACATCGTGAAGATACTGGAGTATACGGGCGGCAACAAGAGCGAAGCGGCCCGCCTGCTCGGTATAGGCGTGGCGACGTTGTACCGTAAACTGGAGAGTTGGGGCCTGAAATCCTGA
- the kdpA gene encoding potassium-transporting ATPase subunit KdpA: protein MNTEILGVILQWVCLVVLCYPLGRHIAKVYKGEKNIMDFMAPVERFIYKVCGIDPEREMNWKQFLKALLTVNLFWFIWGMVLLVCQGWLPLNPDGNPGQTPDQAFNTCISFMVNCNLQHYSGETGLSYFTQLFVIMLFQFITAACGMAALAGIFKGMAAKTTKSIGNFWVYLTRSVTRILMPLSLLVGILLVINGTPMSFDGKQTLTTLEGATQEISQGPTAAIVPIKQLGTNGGGYFGVNSSHPLENPNAFTNMLECWSILIIPMAMVFALGFYLKRRKLAACIFTVMLAAYTCGIVISVWQEMAGSPQIDEMGIAQDLGSMEGKEIRIGSAASAMWGMTTTVTSNGSVNSMHDSQTPLSGMLQMLNMQINCWFGGVGVGFMNYYAFLIIAVFISGLMVGRTPEFLGKKVEAREMKIATMVVLMHPFLILVGTGLASWLAARNPELASSWLNNPSFHGLSEMLYEYTSSAANNGSGFEGLSDNTPFWNITTGIVLIMGRYFPIVGQVAIAGLLAGKKFVPESAGTLKTDTATFSVMTFAVIIIVAALSFFPALALGPIADYLTF, encoded by the coding sequence ATGAATACGGAGATTTTAGGCGTCATACTGCAATGGGTGTGCCTGGTAGTGCTCTGCTATCCGCTGGGACGCCACATTGCGAAGGTGTACAAGGGGGAGAAGAACATCATGGACTTCATGGCCCCCGTAGAACGTTTTATCTATAAGGTCTGCGGCATCGACCCGGAACGCGAGATGAACTGGAAGCAGTTCCTGAAAGCGCTGTTGACCGTGAACCTGTTCTGGTTCATATGGGGTATGGTGCTGCTCGTGTGTCAGGGATGGCTGCCGCTGAATCCGGACGGCAATCCGGGCCAGACACCCGACCAGGCGTTCAATACGTGCATATCGTTCATGGTCAACTGCAACCTCCAACATTACAGCGGGGAAACCGGTCTGAGCTACTTTACCCAACTGTTCGTCATCATGCTGTTCCAGTTCATCACGGCCGCCTGTGGTATGGCAGCTTTGGCCGGGATATTCAAGGGTATGGCAGCCAAGACGACCAAGTCGATAGGGAACTTCTGGGTATACCTGACCCGCAGCGTCACCCGTATCCTGATGCCTCTGTCGCTGCTGGTGGGTATCCTGCTCGTGATAAACGGTACGCCCATGTCCTTCGACGGCAAGCAGACGCTTACAACGCTGGAAGGCGCCACGCAGGAGATTTCGCAGGGACCGACGGCAGCCATCGTCCCCATCAAGCAGCTCGGTACGAACGGCGGCGGTTATTTCGGCGTGAACTCTTCGCACCCGCTGGAGAACCCGAATGCCTTCACCAACATGCTCGAATGCTGGTCTATCCTTATCATCCCGATGGCGATGGTGTTCGCGCTGGGCTTCTACCTGAAACGCCGTAAGTTGGCCGCGTGCATCTTCACGGTCATGCTGGCGGCCTATACGTGCGGCATCGTCATATCCGTATGGCAGGAGATGGCGGGAAGTCCGCAGATAGACGAAATGGGTATCGCACAGGACCTCGGTTCCATGGAGGGCAAGGAGATAAGAATCGGTTCGGCCGCTTCGGCTATGTGGGGTATGACCACAACCGTCACTTCGAACGGTTCGGTCAATTCCATGCACGATTCGCAAACGCCTCTCAGCGGGATGCTCCAGATGCTGAACATGCAGATAAACTGCTGGTTTGGTGGCGTAGGCGTCGGTTTCATGAACTACTATGCCTTCCTTATCATCGCCGTATTCATCAGCGGCCTCATGGTAGGGCGTACGCCGGAGTTCCTCGGCAAGAAAGTGGAGGCCCGCGAAATGAAAATCGCCACCATGGTCGTATTGATGCATCCGTTCCTCATTCTCGTCGGTACGGGCCTCGCGTCGTGGCTTGCCGCCAGAAATCCGGAATTGGCATCGAGTTGGCTGAACAACCCGTCGTTCCACGGATTGAGCGAAATGCTGTACGAGTATACCTCTTCGGCCGCCAACAACGGTTCCGGTTTCGAAGGCCTTTCGGACAATACGCCTTTCTGGAACATCACGACCGGCATTGTCCTGATTATGGGTCGTTATTTCCCGATTGTAGGACAGGTGGCGATAGCCGGGCTGCTGGCCGGCAAGAAGTTCGTTCCCGAAAGCGCAGGTACGCTCAAGACCGATACGGCGACCTTCTCGGTCATGACCTTCGCCGTCATCATCATCGTGGCAGCCCTGTCGTTCTTCCCTGCACTCGCACTTGGGCCAATAGCCGATTATCTGACTTTTTAA